DNA from Cotesia glomerata isolate CgM1 linkage group LG10, MPM_Cglom_v2.3, whole genome shotgun sequence:
aaaatcataaataatttatacgcTGGACAAACCATAATATCATATAAGTACTGTGCTTGTAAAcatttgtcattatttttagcTAATTCAAATAGTAGTTTTAACTCTTCCCATTGCTCTAAAATAGTATTAATTGCAGAGTATCTAGCCAACCACCGAGTCCCACTCAGACCAGCAATTTTTTTCGGATCCTTTTTAGCTTCATCACCATTCATGactttataaagttttttatattcatccTTACGCTTTGGACTATTGGAAAACCAATTGTGAGCTTCTCTGACAAGATATTCTAGTTGGCGAGGTAATGTTTCTGCAGCTTTTTCAGCGCACAAATGGAGAGAGTGACAGATACATTTGATAATTACAATATCAGGTACTTCTTGTTTCAAAAGCGATGAAACAGAATGGTTCACACCGACCATCACATTTGCACCATCAACTCCAATAccgactaaattttttaaagaaagtcCATCAGCTTCTAATTGTAATTTCAAAGCCGAATGCATACCATTAGCAGTTGTGTCAACTATTTTTACAATACGATAAAATGTAgtcagtaattttttctttttaaaagaaaaatatcgtACCATTATgcatagaattttttcagtCGATTTATCAGTGCTTTCATCAATAATATGTGAGTAGGGAGATTCCTTCATATCATTCACTAAGTCTTCAAGCATACACGGccctaaaatattttttataagtgcTGCACACTTGGTTCGATGCAATTTCATCTTACTAAAAACATCTGAATCcggttcaatttttttcaacaattctgTCAAGTGATCAACTGTGATAATTGATGTATGTTCTGCTATAAATGCGGCTAGTTGAAGTTCAGCAACTTTAACTTTATTGTTAGGAGGTTTTATCACGTTTATTGGACGACATAATTTTGCTTGTTTATCTTTATCAAcagcatttttatttttaattgatatcgCATGCTTGCCTAAATCTTTTTTATGTGCTACTAAAATAGTACGGCAATACCCTgcttaaaatttccaataggatcccatcaaaagcgacaaaagccacttagaaacccataaattttattggtttctaagtggcttttgtcgcttttgatggtaTCTTATTGAAGCTTTTCAACAGGGTATTTACAATAAGCTTTTTGACAGTTACCAGTCACTAGATCAGGAGCTATCCAATCTaaaacaatattgaaaaaaagtattgttaataaaaaaaaatcttttaattgtGTAACTAAATAAAACATACTTAAGATTATGGAAaatgctttaaaaattatcaaaaatataacaaacTAACCTTTTAAGTTTTCGTCTTGTTCCCATATTACTCCGAATATTTTTGagcgtattttttttctttaaaacaattttttttattgctcatATCAACTATTTGTGTTATAATAAAGCTGCAGTTATTATATAcgatatatttaaaaagtaaaacttgATTCTTACCAGACTATAGGATGGGCGATATACATCGATGTTTCGACTATCGATGTTTTTTCGGGGAaacatcgatttttttttaaatcgaaaCATCGATGgtcaatgtaaaaaaatgaaccatcgacattgaaataaatttctactagaaattttttagcgcgcgctaaaaattaaaaaaaaatctcgaaataccaaaaaaatcggaaaaattacagttatcAATGTgggaaaaaaatctattaaacacgATTGTTAATGACTTGAGTGCATTTTCATAGCTAGAATATGAtcttagaattgaaaaattgacaaaatttttaaatttttaaaaaatagcatgTAAAGAATAATAAGAAGAATAATATAGTCCGATgtcgattttttttgctaacatCGCCCATCCCTACTAGACTAAAAACATGTCAACGTTTAAATGTCAAAATCCACTGGGTATCATATACTATAATATAGGTGCGTAAATCTATAGCTATAGTACATCTGCTATAAGCTTGTAATGTATTGTTGTATAGCCCCAAATTGgctatagtaaatttattgagtTCTTTTAATTCGCCCGTTGGAACGCGGTAGGGCGTTCAACTCGCAGTAAATAGATTAAGGCGGGAGAaaagatttaaatttgaataatttaaaataaataatgtaaatatttaatgaatttaaaacgctcagattattttagtttaatttagatTTGCCTTGCGCAcaaatctattatttattattcaataggttacaaaataaaaagtaccgacaataatttcgaaaaagtttggaaaatccaaaagtgcacgcctcataacgctcattcattttacaagaaaacaattaattgtgtaattgattaaaaaaaattaggaaaacggttgaccctaaaggccatccctgcaacttcccgctaattccgttaatacctggccgcttttttgagctcttcgagctcaaaagtacaatctgtgtgttgttttaagctctccgagctcaaaaagataccttttctatgcttttgagctctttgagctcaaaagtctgatagaagtttcatggaacactattttttgaatgttcataccgcaataacttttgaatgaatgaaccgatttttacgcggttggcggcattctacgtagttttttaagccttataaataatttctaagtttcaattggtcaaactagaaatttcgggtaactctgaaaaacacttttcggttttctttcgttcacgatatctctcgaacgaatcaaccgattttgaccagcttggtggcaatcgacgtggttttatgatgttaagagctgattagtttttggaatcgatcggtagagctgtttgaaagttattccagaaaatttcgaagttatgttgaaaaaatccttatttccaaatatttcgtcgaggatatctctcgaactagtcaaccgatttccacgtttttggcggcaatcgacgcggttgtttaacttctgaaattattctatatcatcaaaacgatccgagaagaaatgacgaagttatgtgaaaaaacactttttcggttttcggttttctttcgttcacgctatctctcgaacgaatcaaccgattttgatcgggttgacgccgatcggcgtggtttttcaagcttaagggcggattagtttttgaagttgatcgatagagccgtttaaaagatattccaaaaaaactactttcaaaaatgatttttttcttattttttttaagatttttcaagatttcttaaaatctatcggtccgaatcggttcaaattctcaggaaatctaagttcagcgtagccctttcgaatggcaccaaccgcgatgaaatcggttcaaccgttcaaaagttataagcgagtcacatagtcacacacacacacacacacacacacacacacacacacacacacacacacacacacacacatacatacatacagacatagtgacaacatcgcgggggtagtcagggaagcttcctgtgaccttcaaacgtcgagatctgatgaaaactcgatttttgccaaacggggtaaaaacaataacttcccgatttttgaaaatctgagatttttagcgggaagttaaaaaaaaaaaaaaaaaaaaattataattaagtaatttcttacagagtattttttattttttttttaaacatcggcgcccttttttcttgtcatatgcgcacgcagtctaaaaaaatctaacttgatcaagtggcgccatagttttcacgtgacaaataagaaaagttcgtttggctttgtacgattgtatcgtagtgaattttaataaaaattcaataaaaaaaaaatacgtaaactaggccactgatatgaaatacggacccagttcatcgaattcttaaactaataaaaaaggtccggtcttgaaatatcaatttgttcgggagtaatcgttggtacatccaaaatggggtgacatccggacgtccacgtaaaatttttttcaaaacgttttttttttcaaaatagcaacttaaaatgattttagaaattaaaagatggtttaatttaagtgttttttcggtgtacatctacttatatcattgtataagtgtagtatgcttgtgatagaggcatttaaagatcacaaaattgcttgaactTGACAAGTCGAGtagagtataaagcacaacctcacgcgcttcgcgctatgaggcgtgcaaaaggaacaacctcacgcgcttcgcgctatgaggcgtgcaaaaggAAAATTTGCGTAGTGTACTACAGTCTTGCTTTTTGATAAGTGTCTTCTTGTTCCTTGGTTTTCGACTCCCCTGGTTGGGATGTTCGTACCTTTTGAGTGGGAGAGTCCCAGAGGGTAGTGAGGGTAGTTGCGTGCGCCTCTGCAACTCCTGTCTTCAGCAAGCATCCCTTCTCGAGTTTGAAGCAAACTTGACGGAAAGAGTTGGCAAAGCGAGCGATTACCTATTAgttacctataacttactcTGCAAATAGACGTCAAAACTTGCTGTATAAGTATTTCCGTCaaattgtagtaaagttgaaaggaaatttaactacaagtttgattgttaacttgtattcaagttgCGGCCGTAGATTTCCGTCAATTTGCTTACAACTGTTGTTGAGTACAATAGTTGGTAAATTTCcatggaaaataaattaatatccaCCAGATGGAGACATCACAGTAGCGGTATATAGAGATCAGTGAGAATAGTTATACTTTTAACCACTAGGTCGAGTAACACCATAAGCTACACAAGTACAATTGtatatgttaataattaaccttctcttaaattctttaaacttCCGGCTTTCATTCTCGTGGTATGTAAAAATcacgtttttttcaaaattaattaaaaatcacttaatttcttataaattcaatagaaTTTCATCATTactaatttcaaaattaattttttttcaatttaacaatattttgatAACTTTGTTTATGCTTAAAATCTACCTGGCGTCCATCTCATACAGTACAACCTTCAAATGCAATGttgcattttaaaaatatgttataaaaatttattgataaattaattattaattattaattttcattttttacagcAAAGAGTTACAAAAGTCCGCAGAGATGGCCAAGTCTAAGAATCACACCAACCACAATCAGAGTAAGTATCGTTCAatgggtaaaaaaaaagtatgaattaTTACTGGCGATAGCAAGtactagaaaatttattcttgatttttgCATAAACAAGTTGAAGCAAATGATATTGAATAATCTAGAagccaatttttttctcgaatATTTAATCTACtatgtcatttattttataatattcccAGTGTCTGCTGTCTAAGTATCacaagaaattattgaaaattcctataattaataatatttggtTTTACTTTTAGATCGCAAGGCTCACAGGAATGGAATCAAAAAACCTAAACGTTACAGACACGAATCGACTCTTGGGGTAAATTAACagatcattattattattgttttaaaattagcagacaacGAACAATTCTATTTAGTTTTTCTTTTCTATACACGAACACACAGTGAAgaagttgtcaatttttttacaaaaaatttttgagtatttttttctgatCACAATCCATTAACAGCTGGTCCCCTCTTTTTATCGCGCCGCACTCACTGCGAGAAATGGTACTATCCTTATTGCACTCATGATTATAAAGCTAGTgcagttttatgttttttttttttttttttcaacaaatgagtttcgaaaaaaacgctctgctacaaaatagataattaaaaaatctattacatagcagagcgtttttttcaaaattcttcgactaagagaaaaatataatgctGCAATCGCAGGGACcggttattaattaataatacaattatcGAATGCTAAATACTTTCAGCATCACTAATTATTGATTCTTTCTATTACGATCCTTTTTCTAAATGTGTTTTTGTTTTCTATTTTAGATGGATTTGAAATTCCTTCGCAATCAAAGATTCGCTAAAAAGCATAATCTAAATCCTAAACAACAAGTAAAACGAGCAACGGAACGTAAAGCCATTCGCGAATCTAAAGCGAAATAAGCGATTATGACTGtttgtaattgaaaataaacatTTGATAAGTTTGTTCCTAATTTAGTGttgtattcattttttaggttTATTCATTAGATATTAACAAATTCAATCGACAATGTCATTGAAAACAGCTGTTTTCAACTTATATTCATTTATGTATTGTCAAGGGGAATTCtctttaaaaaactatatacaagatgacaagtttttttttctttttatttgcaAGTTATATGGGTGATTTTCTAGACTTTGTTCATAGTGTATGATTTGATACCTAAATATATCGACAACACAGTCAAGTCTCTGTTAATTATTGCGTGGCAGATAAAGTAGGAGATATCAACTATGATCCTAAAGGTTTTATTTATGGAGTATAATGTTCTTAGGATTAAGGTAATAGTTCCTACGAGCTGTATTGTCTACGCTCAAATGAGACAAATGATActtgatgaaaatttaattgattgcTCGAGAATAGCTACGATGATGTTTTTGTTTTCCTCATGTACTTACCCTAGGTAAGCATTCTGTTCAGATGTAGCAATCTGTATCCCTCAGGTAACGTCTGTTCTTGCTTCccaaatttattgtatcaactttttcttttcaaattaattttatactatttttttgaagatgaAAAAACTAATCAATTATTTGCTTTCCTGGATATTATTAGCTATTTTAAGTtggattaattaatgattattttttagatcatcctatttgaaaaaaaataatttactccCCATTTTATAGGTTttagtacaaaaaaattatttttttttctagaattCAAATAGTTAACGGTGtatttatgattatgaatACAAATACTATAGTTATGAGTAAATGATAGGTGAGATTGTTAGACACCTTAAAACTAGTTGTATCCATAtacataaaaaagaaaaattaattttaaatgatgaCAAACGCTCCAGATcgcattttattatttagcgGTAAAAGAAAGTCAGGAAAAGACTATATtactgataatttatttaaaaggtaaaattaatattacaataaataataagtgagATTAAAGTATTTTTGGTTATGTAGGCTTGGTCctgaaaaaagtgttattaTAAAACTTTCGGGTCCTATAAAAAGTCATTGGGCAAATACATTCAATCTAGATTTGAATCAGTTACTAAGCGATGGAaagtataaagaaaattataggCTTGAAATGATAAAATGGGGAGAAGATAAAAGACGTACAGATACCGgatatttttgtagagcaGCAATTGACATGTACAATGGTAACGAACAATCAagtattctttattttatattaaattaattattttaattaaatactaatatctattaaaatttatttagcaaccggtaaaaaaatttggatagTGAGTGATGTTAGACGTAAAACAGATATTGAATGGTTTGAAAAAACTTATGGAGAACTTTGTAAAACTATTCGAATCAATTGTAGTTATGACGTAAAATCTCAACGAGGCTGGAAATTTACACCAGGTAAAACTCATAAAAATAGAACtatgttcatatttttttgtttatctattttaacataaaaatttttgtaggtATTGATGATTCCGAAACTGAATGCGATTTAGATGACATAAGTGaatggaatttaaaaataactaatgaGGGTACTGACTTGGATAGTATTATAGACAAAATTATCCAAATTATTCCATAAGATAAATCTCATGATTGAAAAACGACTTATAGTTTATACTTGCTTTTATACGATTAtctataacaatttaattggtttttttttttttttttttttaagttaaatataagctaaaaataattgagaagGTAAATCAACCGGTTAATTAATgtttatgttttaaaaaaagctcAAATCACAACCAATTCGCTCAGTATTaagacatttagaaattacttttatttaaatacttataatgtctaatacataataaatttcaaaggtTGATCAACAAGTTACAATAAACGtcacagaaaaaaatctaaaatactTATGACAATCTACAATaagtttgataataaatagacttaattggttttttattattatagttttttttttttttaataatacaaaataaactTCATTAGCCTCACGAAACTTTTGCTAGGTCCCGAAATCTGACTCGAgttctaataaattaacatataCATACTTAAAGTCATGAGCGCTAGCGAAAAGTTCAATTGAATAAATCTATTGGTAAATATCACAGTTAGAATAACTTgaggttatttttatttttatgattacgAGTTACAATTATATCTGCAAAAGTGGGATTAAAATCATTTGTAGAGATGTAGAATTCATacattaatttgaaaaaattaagaaaaaatcagttaaaacaaaaatcccAGAATTTCACTGAAACGTCTTTACTTAAacaaaaatgcaattctactaatttttgaaaataaattagtttaaagACCTAATATATCTTTTTGAAGTTTAATCCAATCCATAGCTGCCTGAGATGCGGTCTTCTTTTGACTTAACGCAATTGAAgcttga
Protein-coding regions in this window:
- the LOC123273310 gene encoding uncharacterized protein LOC123273310, producing the protein MKLHRTKCAALIKNILGPCMLEDLVNDMKESPYSHIIDESTDKSTEKILCIMVRYFSFKKKKLLTTFYRIVKIVDTTANGMHSALKLQLEADGLSLKNLVGIGVDGANVMVGVNHSVSSLLKQEVPDIVIIKCICHSLHLCAEKAAETLPRQLEYLVREAHNWFSNSPKRKDEYKKLYKVMNGDEAKKDPKKIAGLSGTRWLARYSAINTILEQWEELKLLFELAKNNDKCLQAQYLYDIMVCPAYKLFMIFLYSNLELLTNLNKLFQSSNVEIFKLLEDLFLLYKSILQKIVVPSQLPKIKDDDLVNFKFQDYLMHTSSVFFGYNFDQAAKSVPSNEISNIRARCKDFLVKLCTEI
- the LOC123273317 gene encoding 60S ribosomal protein L29, with protein sequence MLIINLLLNSLNFRLSFSCKELQKSAEMAKSKNHTNHNQNRKAHRNGIKKPKRYRHESTLGMDLKFLRNQRFAKKHNLNPKQQVKRATERKAIRESKAK
- the LOC123273315 gene encoding phosphomevalonate kinase gives rise to the protein MMTNAPDRILLFSGKRKSGKDYITDNLFKRLGPEKSVIIKLSGPIKSHWANTFNLDLNQLLSDGKYKENYRLEMIKWGEDKRRTDTGYFCRAAIDMYNATGKKIWIVSDVRRKTDIEWFEKTYGELCKTIRINCSYDVKSQRGWKFTPGIDDSETECDLDDISEWNLKITNEGTDLDSIIDKIIQIIP